The segment GCCACATGGCCTACCATATGGTCATGTGACCACACGGTCTACCACATAGCCTACTACATGTTCGTATGACCCACGCGGTCTGTCACATGGATTACCATATGGTTTTGTGACCGACACGGTCTACCACACAACCTACCACATAGTTGTATGACCTACACGATCTgctacacggcctaccacactgTCGTATGACCCACACAGTCTGCCACACATCCTACCATATGGTCGTGTAATCCGCACAGTCTGTCACACGGCCTGCCATACGGTCGTGTGACCTACACAGCCtgtcacatggcctaccacacgatcgtgtgacccacATGGTCTGCCATATGGCCAGTTACACGATCGTGTGATGCAGTTTGCCAACtttgaaattttcacgaaattctaaatttttcgtgattatttttagtgtttttgagTTAGAAAGATACACCTGAACACTTCTAATATGTTGGCAGCAGCAATTTTGGAATCTACACACGAAATCCGAATCGAACCAATTAACTAATACATATACTAATATGACCTAAATAATCAGTTCTTATAAACTAAACGAAACCAACCTTTAATTTGAACATTCAAACACTTACCCTTGGAGAAGAAAAACAGCCTTTAACAACACTTAACTCGCTAGAGGATTGTTGTGCTTCTTACTCTATTCCCTTATCAGTACAAGAATGTTCAAACTCAGCATTAAAACCAATTAGAAGTCCACTTAACTCCATGTGAACTAAAGAAGAAAATTACGTTACTACAACAGAATAATGACCAACACTTGCCTAGAGACAACCTAAAGGGTGGCAACGCAGAAATATGGCAAAGCATAAAACGAAAGGAAGAAAACCGAGGAAGTGGTGGCAAGAGAGGAATGAAGAGGAAGGAACAGTAGAAGCAATTTTTTTATCAGCCCAAAGTTCacagaaaacaaaagaaagaaggaagaatGTGAAGGTTTATAGGAAACAAAGAAAGATAGAAGAATGTGGAGAGAGAGGGAAATATTGGACGACAAAAATAGAGAGTATTTTTAGGGATATTTcctttttttaagaaaataaacaaataaaataatattctaCCCAAATCCCCCCAATATTCAATTTGTTGTTCACAAATCTGGTCGCTAAGAATTTGAATTTTACCCATATACTATTGTTTTGGGTAGCACATCTTAAGGGAAAcaaaaattactttttttttttacacacaCAAGATTCAAACATGAAAGCTAAGGATAAGCTGAAATCTTACCATTAAATCACCAAACTCATTATTGTTAACaaactaacaaaaataaaatatcaaaaattaACAAAACTCAAGTGAAGGGAATCAAACACAAGACCTCTAGCACACAACCAAGGCACTTAACcactaaatcaaattaaatttctTGACATAATTAAACTCCGAAATTATAAaatttgggcgttacaactcttaGTTCACTAACCTAATTCTTAGTTCACTAACCCAATTTCTACTAACTCGATTTTTAGGATGTGACAATATTTATTTCCCTCAAAGAAAATATAAGCACTACAAAAAAGGGAATATAAAATGAAAAGAGTCCTAATCAAATAAATACACCTCAAGATATATCTTATCTTTTCCAAAGGGAAAGCACAATAGGTTTAACATGAAACTCTCTTAACCCAACCCTTCCGTGGATAATACTAGCATTTTCTTTTAATATATACAGGCATTGTCATTACTATAAAAAAATCTTACCCTATTAACTTCAAAATTCAAGATATACTTGAAATATAAAGtttaaaaaaagggaagaaatttACATTtcaattcattagttacctagaATCATATTTGTGAACGAAACTactattttttttagtttttcatAATTAATGAATATGTTGGTGTTATAtcctataatatatttatatcaaCTAAACCTATAATCATAAAGGTTATTCATCAcacaaaaaaattagaaaaactaacaaaacaaaataatgcCTAAAAACAATGACAACTTGAAACCTATGTTTCACGGTTTCAAAATGTTAGCTATTAAAACAATATATttactttaaaaagaaaaacacaaTATATAAGGTAGCTCTCTCCATTAATTTTAAGCATTAAAAAGTAAAGAATTCAATAAACATTTGTTACCCTTATTTCTTTGATATTAGGATAATTTCAAATGGAATTTTGGGGAGTAATCTTtattagttttcttttttttcaacttGGAGTTAATTCCAATGCCTTTCCAATGAATGATTTGATAAGCAAATTACTAGGACAACCAGATGTTAATTTCAGACAATTTGCTGGATATATTGATGTGGACGAAAATGTCGTTGGTCGAAGTCTTTTTTACTATTTTGTTGAAGCTGAGAAAGATCCCCTAACTCAACCCCTCACTGTTTGGTTAACTGGAGGTTAacttctttgaattttttttattgtagTTTCTGAGGTTATGCGGATTTCCTAGTACATATCCTATATGGATAAGTTAGATAAAATTTACTATGTGCAAGTTAGAGACAAGGGGAAGCTAAGGCTTCGTCCCCATTGGTTAAAAGTTACAATTGCATTTTTAGCCTTtcccaaaaatttataattcaatttaatccccttTTGCCCCTTCAAATGGAAACATTATCACTTTCTGCCCTTGTTAGaaagtaataattcaatttagGCCATTTCCATGCAAAGATTTTAGCTTTATCTCTATCTCTAATACAAAATTTATAGCTTGCTTTGACTATGATTTTTTCCTCATCTGGAAAGCCATACGTTTAAATATATACTAAATGCTTATCGAACTAGACTAGTCATCACGTTAGGTTGAACCATTACTCTATTTTTCTAGCTTTACTTAAGCCTAGCCGATAAGTTTGTTTGATTATTCACATATAATACATTCTTTTGTGTAATACTATTCAGGACCAGGGTGTTCTTCCGTTGGAGATGCCTTTGGAAGTGTTGGACCTTTTATTGTTACGAAAGATGCTCATGATCTCCAAAcaaatttattttcttggaacAAAGGTTGTCTAATTTCCTATGCTTATCTTttattgatattttatttttgtgtgtatatatatatcgtgttttatagttattttttcatatcaatataaatttatcaaaaatacTAAATGTTTTAGAACTATAAAATGTTGCAGTACATCTAGTTTtcattgtgtttaaatgaattgcattgtctttcttatatatatatatatatatatatatatataaatatatatatatattgtatttcTATATCTTATAAAAAATTGTCTAATATATGTTTCAGTGTCAAATCTATTGTTTATCGACTCCCCTATTGGATCTGGATGGTCATATTCAAACACAAGTAGTGATTATAATAACGGAGATGATATCACTAGTAagatcatagtatatattattcattattaattaaaatagttTGGATATTATACATATTGATAGTTTTCAATTGTTTGTGTCGTACAGATAAAATATTGCTTACATTTATGCAAAAATGGTATGAAAAATATCCAGTCTTCAAGTCGAAAGATCTATATCTAGTTGGATCAAGTTTTGCAGGTGAACAATTTCTTATTTCGTTTCTCTTATATGGTTCTGCATCAACATATTTTTAATACACCAAAATATACTTAAtgaataactaaataaaatataatgcaatatCTAGCATATAGTTTTTTCTCTCTATATATTGtactttattatttacataccaagCTTGcaacattattatttttagatttaaactcaaataattaatcaaaattcttattaaattaataatttttaaaataattcaaaaatataaatattttcataaattatttttgtaatatACTTCTTGAATTGAATATGTCAAACTAATTATTGAATAGAAATATAGCAATCAAATGATCTTGTCTTAATACGAGTTATGGTTAAGTCTTTATGCAACAATACAAATAATATAACATGTTCATTACTATAATTAAATTTGTGGATTTTATTTCAGGACACTTCGTACCAAATCTTGCTAATGCTTTACTCGACGACAACAAGCAATCCAAGCAATCCAAATTTAACCTCAAAGGATTGATTGTAAGTAAAATTGTATCTAATTAGTCAAATTTAATTGCCACTTTAATATATATTTGCATAGAAGGATTAGTTAGAAATGTTCAGGCTTGAGTAACTTGCCTAATTCGAGAAGGCTTAGCTTTTTTAGATTGGATTAGGATATCGACTTCTATGTTTTGGATCAAATCATTATGATTTTGATTATTGTTCATTAGCTTACATCATAGACaatgaattttgatttaaatcAAGCATCGACactaacataaaaaattaaaattatactgaaatatttttaagaattttatcAGGTCCAGATAAAACAAAAATAACATATGTTGCAGCTCAAATCTCCTGTAAACATGTTTGGTTCAATTCAatgttaatttaaatattttattgtgaacttgattttatttttttttaattgtaaCTATTTTGAGCAGCTGGGAAACCCAATGCTTCGTAAAAAGCTAGATGATGTTGCAAAAATTGATTTCTTTTTCTCTCGGGAGATGATAAATAGCTCGTTGTATAACGAAATCAAGAAAGAATgcaatgccattgatgaatataattACTTTTCTAGCATCAAAACCACTTGGAGCGCAAAATGCAAAAACCTTGTATTTGAGGCTGATTTGGCTGCTTTCAAGACCGATGCTCATAATTACTCCCCACAGAAGCTATTTGATGTCTTTCGTCCTCCTTGTGCTGAAACTGAGCAAGATTTGAACTTAGGAAAACaggttttcatttatttctttacATTCCTCTTACTTTACTTCAATTCGAAACTACAAATAACATATGTTCGTATAGAATCGAATCAACTGATCAACCGAGTAGAACtagtttgtgttatttttcttttattggtCATATCAAAAGCGTAAAACTTTATTTTCTGATCCAGGTTCCTATAGTTAGCACAGAAGTAGACATGTGCCATCCATTAAGGGTGCAATTTTACTTTAATCTCCCGAAGTTCAAAAAGCTTTCCATGGGAATCAAACAAACTTGTCATATAGATGGAAGGGTTGTTTCACGTAAGTTCTcccttaaaatttgaaaataattgatttttattcttgatatgttgatataattaatttttagaaattattttaaattcaagttttaagACTCGCGGTCAATTTTTCTATCTCCATATTGTCACCTCTTGTTtaggtaaaataaataaattacttaTTAATTGAGGTGAATGTTGTGTAAAATTTGCTAACCTTAAAATTTCCATTATATGTCACTCTTATTTATTTAGAGCTAATTTTAAATACAACGAAGCTGATAAGGACCTTGACATGCTTCCTGCACTTAAAAACCTTCTTCAACAATCCGTTCCCATTACTATATTCAGGTTGGTATTGTATTTGTAAGCCATACTTTTTTCCAATACTTTCTTGAAATAAGTTAAATAAGTATGAAAAATCAAAGTGAacaattttgaaaagaaattctCATGCCATTTgactaatatttttattttattaatatgattaCAATGTTATAGTGGAGATCAAGATGGTATAATACCGATAGAGGGAACCTTACAACATTTGGAAAAGTTGGCCGGGGAGttaaacatcaagttaacaaAAGAGGAAACATGGAATTCTGGAACCAAGGTTTTATGTTTActcattcaattatatatattagcTTTTTTTTATATTATGATTAGATATATTTAAGCATCAAATTATCCGTCCGATATGATTACCAATTTGGATCTAAACTTGAACAAGAAATTTTAAGTGTTGACTTGATTGGCTTGATTAGCACATTCAAGGCAAGCTCACAATATTTACCTAGTTCAATGGGCTTGACCAATACGTGCTAGGCCGTGAACAAGATTTTTCACAAATTTTGGACAACTCGTcctgaatttttatttaaatatgaaaatattaatgtaaacatattttatatttactaaatAGTTAGTCGAGCCAATAGGTTGGCTCGAGCTGAGATGtagtaattgaatttttttaaacgTTAATCATAAAAAAGTAAATAtattaaagaaaataattttGCACCATTTCATATATATTGAACAATGAAATGGGTTTTCttttttactatttatatttataaatttcttttttaatacaataaaattaattataaatatttaacagGAAGGAGGATTGAAGTATGAATTCGGGGACTTACTAAAATTCTTGACGGTGAAGGGAGGTAATCATCATGTTACATCTTCTCGACCATCACAAGCTTTTTCTATTTTCTCCAATTTCACAATTAATTGGATGCATTGAGGATTGGTGATGAAACTTAGGGAGCACACAATCATTCACTATAATAAGACTTGTTGTTGTAATAATTTATTGTGATGATATGTATTATTTTATGATGCATGGAcatcataaatttttatattatgcaATAATATAATTAGTTAAATCATCTGATATCtaacaaataattattattttaataaaatcatgCAATTTTCATACACGAAATTAACAAATAAAGAGAACTCTTAATAGAAAAACCCAATATGCGTAACAATTTTTATTGATCCATTTGAAGCAAGATTTTGTTTTCTAATGTTAGGGTTTGCTTGAACCTTTTCAAACACCTTTTATAATATTGTTATATGCATTTTATATGTTTGAATATATTAGATACATACTCTAAAACAATGTCAATATAGTTTTTCTTGATCATAAGTGTATTATATAAACAATTAAGAAAAAAGATGGAGCAATACATTTGCGTAGTGCTTATTATAAAAGATGATGACAATATGTACACAAAACCCTTTTTCCTTTAACTCTCCTACAAAAGAAAGCTTAACCTTAGATTTGCATTACTGTGTGATTGGCCACCACCTTCTCCCTTTTATTACTTCCCTCTTTATTTTACCTTTTTCCATTTCCTTCATTACCCCTTGTCGGGGTGGTTTTGGAGCAACAATTTCGAGAAGCAACACGATTGAGCTTGTTTCAAAGCCGCAGTCTGCTCTCCTGCATTACGGTGCTTGTTCTCATTACAAATTTGGCCATCTCGTGGAGACATCACAGAACAAGATGAGTGTGTTTTTATGGCACATTGGGGTGGACAACAAATGGCTTTCAAGTTTGTTGTGCCTTGGCCTTTCTTTGTCCTAGTTCTTTTGTTCGACTCTAGTGTCTCTGTGATTCCCTTgccttttaaatttcaatttttctttaGCCATTGGGTTGTAGTCAAGAAATACAATCATCTTGCATGTAGAGAAAGGTATGAACCAATTCTACTTTCAATAAATTAGTAAAGGAAAACCTATGTTTCCTAGTCTTTGCAGGCCTTATTCCAAGAGTTATTTTGTTCGATTTTCTATGCATTCTAGCACCTTTCTATATTGCTTTGTATTGGCAAATGCTTATGCAACAATTTTCACTTTAATGAAAGTTTCTTTTCGTTTGTTAAAATTAAGCTATTTCCGAATCCATGTAATTAAACAAATAACAAAATATGTCAATAACTTCATTTCTCCAATCAATTACGCTCTCTTCTTTTATCTTGATTTGTCAATAGCTCAACTTCCCATCTCTTGCTCAAAGCTTAAATACTTTTTCTTTTACCAACTTCTCTAGATCAAGGAGTCAGTATCATACTAGTGGATGCAAAGTTTTTGTTTTGGTAATCATACTAGtgtattttatgttttgtttcaGGCCTATTGTtgtttattaaatatattttcccgTTTATATATAGTCTAATTCTTAGTTTCctgataaaatatattatatatgcaAATATACCATAACAATATACATTTGAacaatttattgaaaaatatatttttaaaaaatattaattgcatccaatgattatattttatttctaaatgcaactataaaataaaattcttactTTTTAAGAGAAAATAGTGTACATTTTTATTGGAAGTGTAAAAATCTTATGCCAATTGGTATGAGCTAAGATAAGCCGAAATAAACTGAAACACAACCAAAACAAACCAAAATTTGGTCCAAACAAAAAGAACTGATCCAAGATAAATTACAATTAAAATAACaagagttttaaaatttaaattttaaaataaaactacTAAAAGAAATATCGCAAAAAAAATTGTGAAATCAATACCATTAGAATCTAGTGAAAGGCGAAATCTCAATTTTGATTCACTAGTTTGGTCAACAATGCAAAGATAAATTCCAATATTCTTTAATGAATTTGTTATAGTAACCAACAAAAATCCTAGCAACAAGTCTCCCTTAAAAGAAGTTCATTGAAATTATTTCACTTATTAACAAATAACCTTAAAGTTATGTACCTAAGATTTAATTTGTTAGTGTCAACAGAATTTAAAGAATCCCAACTCTTGCCAACTAGCACACATGAGCGGGGTTTACTTAGATTGTATTACATATCCACGAAACATGAATTACCTACATAGCTTATACTCAATCATGTTGTTCATCAAAAgtttaaactaattaaataatgATATATTTAAGAATTGTAATTGATATGAAAAATTTATAAGCTATTAAGTATGATATCTACAGTCAACAAATCCACATATTAGTGATTAATGCAGAAGGTACATAAATGTCAAAGAACAAAGAAGTAGGAAAATCAATTAGATTTCACAAACTGGaagaataaaaaatttgaaattcatAAACTAGAATGAAGAGTGATATTAGGGTAGCATTCACAAAGGCCCAAAAGTCCTAAGATGATTAGAAGTTGTTTCCAGATTTACTGGACTCATTTTTTATTCAGGAGGCTCAAAATTGATTCTAACAGTTTCCGGGGAAGCAAATAAGGGAGTTTTATGCCTAGAATAACAAATGAAAAAAGGTGAATCAATACCAATAATCAAAGCAAAGAAAAGACTAAGAATTTAACACATATACCCGGCATAGTCACTGAACTTGAATATTAGGATGTCACACCATCATTACACATCACACTCATTAAAATTGATCTCATTATTAAGCAAACACCTTCCATTTTAGCATTTGTAAGAATTTTTAAGTCATACATATTTTGAATATCATTAAAACATGCTAAAAATTCATCATGCGAACATAAAACGAGAGTTAGATATGCTTTTAAACCACTAAACAAAAATTCTGAATTATTCACATAGGTAACAATACTGAATCAAAGGAACTGGTATTTCTCTTAAATGGTATTGATACTACTtggaaaatcgataccaaaaCAACATTTTGTTCCTCATTTAAAATCAAAATCTCAGAAATTATCTGTACCTTTCATAAAGTATCGATTACTTTACcttgagtatcgatactcgtcATATGGTATATATACCAAATTACGTTACTGACTTCCTGCACTTACAAAAATCATGAAGGTATCATTTTTAAAACCTGAATATCAATACCTCTGCGCCAGGCAGCAAAAATATAGCATAATAAGGCATATAATTCATTCTAACCATAAACTAATCAACTTATAACTAATACATCATCAACCATCGTCAAAATGTCCATAATAGCAGTTCAAAACATCATAAATATGCTTAAACAAGAAATCAAAATATCCAGACCAGTGTCCATAAAATCTAAAGCAATAAAGTCATGAAGACATCCTAAATATCATGGCAAAAACTAGCAAAAAGTCTATCATATTGCCTTTATTTCCCCAAaacataaatgaataaataagcaCCTACAAAATAATGCTAAAGTATTGCTTGGATCACTCCATCTAAACCACACCGCTCACACTGAAACACAACAAATCTACAATGGTTTTAAAatggagtgggtgagcttaacaagctcaaggAATGATCAGAATAAGTACCATACAAACATGTCATCATGCATTAATGACGCAACCCTTAGCACATTTACAACATTTTCAACTTTagtgttgtaacatcccaaacctggcctaaacgatatggccgaatctggtgatgtcacaaggaatgggttttgaaaatgTAGTTATCACGATAAAGCCTCTTAGTTATCAATTTCATATTTGCTTAGAACCATCGTCAAATCATTATTTACATAGTTAACTTGCCTTAAAAAACGTGTTTTACAGCGGAAGCTTACGAAAAACCATTGAATTTTTAAAACTCAATTTGTTTTTGGAATCGTGAGTTCATAAAATATTTCGTCATAGCATacagataataaacaaataaaaaccacAGTTAAAAATCATAAAGTCCAGAAATTACAAACTCttaaaatttaaaccaaaatattaaaataaactaTATGAACTAAGTTTTAACAATTTATAGTAAAGTGGTCACCACTGAGTCTCTTCTGCACCAATCCGCCTAAGTCTGTGAATTGCCTGAACAGAAACAGAAAATagaggtgagtttacgtaaacttagtgtgtaacccaTAGAAATAAGCATGTAAGCATATATTCAACATACACATAACCAGAAACAGATATAGATGCAGACTCATGCCTTTTTCAGATACAGTAACAGAATCAGATGCAGATACAGATATACAAAATCTAACcctcatcctctacacaccatctctgaccatcccatCGCACCAtttggggttaaaaacacccacctatccctacacaccatgtcgTGTCATTAAGGTACATATcagatgtaacaccctaaacccggcctggacgttatggctgaatctggcaatgtcactttgaagtgtttttcgtaaatcATGATCTcgtttgaaaagcccaatgtttatttagcctctttgtgtAATCTAAAAGATGATTTAAAACTTGCGTCATtatcaaaagtatttactttaaaacgttattaatttcaaaatatcattttatagcgGAAACTTTTTAAAATAGTTGCGTACGTGCGTTTACTTGGTAAAAAACATTGTTTCTTTCGAAAACTCGAGTTTCCTAACACTAACAGTTATAAagtaaattaaagttaaaatccataaaggccttattacagtaaaaaaaacaaattaaaatacttataatttaaaagtcAAAAGTAGAAGCATgcgcagttgtgtggccacctttgagtccctcgcagcacctaTCTCCCTAAAGATTACCTGCGCAgataaacagaagggtgagtttatgaaaactcagtgtgtaatcccttaataaacaaACAGTTAAACATATAGTGAGCAAAATACAGTCTGGGCCGGAGCCCAGATCAGTAAcaattcagtttcagttagggccttaaccCAATACAGTAATAGTGGCAAAATCAGTTTAGACTTTAGCTCATCTTAATACAGAAACAGTCATATGTTTGGGCCTTAACCCTTTGTAGTAACAGTAAatagtatgcaagtcctacccatccagcctctacactccatctctgtcTAGCCCTGCACACCATgtgggataaaatcaacccacccatccctacacaccaaaaatatAGCACCAGTTGAGTCTATATTTTGGAAATTTTGTATAAGCAAATTGATctggttcaatggttaagtgttttagTTTTGAATGCGAGGTTTTAGGTTCGAATcctatttcttgaaatttttctatttttaattaaaatcctATCTTTGGACATGTGAGAGTTATAAGTTAATTTCGATCAATTGATGGCAACAATGAGCCTAGTGATTCAATGGTTAAGCTTCTGTGTACTCTTTGGTCCTGTCTTCAAATCCCTATGAAAGAAATAGGGAAATGTTTTATTTTGAATTGCTCATTGTGGTAgttatttttttagttaattaaactTCCCAGAAACCTCTTATGTGgtttcacatttttttttcttttctttctttcttcttccatGTCTTTCTGCCATTCCtcatatgttttttatttttcttcgttTTGATTTCTTCTCTTCAAATTACCTTTCATTTTGCTATGTTACTCCAAATTGATTCTGTACAGGGTCTAACTTCTCTTGCCTAGTTCAATTCGATTGCTGGTAAGTTTCGATTTAAGATTTTGTGTTAAAAGTTCTTCGATATAACTTCGGTTTTGGACATTAATCTTAGTGATTTGTTTATGAATAAGTCATTTAATTTGTCACTATAATGTCATTTTAGGGACGAGAATTCATTATTGTTGCTTTTGCATCGAATTCATAACAGGTGGATAACAAAAATCTAAATTTCTGCAATTTATGAACATCGAAAAACATGGTCTTCAtcgccacacggtcgtgtgttaggccgtgtggtagACCGTGTGAGGCACTGTTTAGGGTCACACTGGCTAAgtgtaacacccaaacccggcctagacattatggtcgaatccgAAAGTGTCACataaaaaaagggttgaaaaaccaTTGTCGTTAAGTTAAAACCTTTCCAGTTCATTAGCCTTTagagttattattatttttaaagcttTTAAACATTTAGAGGTAAAACGTGTTTGTAGTGAAAGCTTGTAAAACATTGTGTTCAGAAAATCCATTCAAGCTTTTAAAAAATCATCATTGTGTTAAATACGTAAAAACCAAAATCCCAAAACCAACGTCAAAGTTTTAAAAGAGTCCAGAGTCCCAGAAAATACAACTTCAATGCCAAACTTAATAACCTAAAAACAAAATAAAGCAGTAAAATAggtggtcaccatcgagtcctctgttgcaccgatccgcctaagacaGTGGGTTACTTTACAGACAAACATAAAAGGGGTGAGTtaacgtaaactcagtgtgtaacccagcaGAGTTAAGCATGTATACATacagaatatcacaaatcagacaGATTCGtaatcgggccttagcccatgtcAGATATAGATGCAGATTCGAGCCTGAGCCCATTTCAGATACATATACAGTTACAGATATGCAAATCAGATAACAGAATCAtatccccatcctctacacaccatcttcgaccatccctacacaccatatggtGTTTAAAACACTCATCCAACCCTACATACCATGCTGCAC is part of the Gossypium arboreum isolate Shixiya-1 chromosome 5, ASM2569848v2, whole genome shotgun sequence genome and harbors:
- the LOC108451578 gene encoding serine carboxypeptidase-like 44 yields the protein MEFWGVIFISFLFFQLGVNSNAFPMNDLISKLLGQPDVNFRQFAGYIDVDENVVGRSLFYYFVEAEKDPLTQPLTVWLTGGPGCSSVGDAFGSVGPFIVTKDAHDLQTNLFSWNKVSNLLFIDSPIGSGWSYSNTSSDYNNGDDITNKILLTFMQKWYEKYPVFKSKDLYLVGSSFAGHFVPNLANALLDDNKQSKQSKFNLKGLILGNPMLRKKLDDVAKIDFFFSREMINSSLYNEIKKECNAIDEYNYFSSIKTTWSAKCKNLVFEADLAAFKTDAHNYSPQKLFDVFRPPCAETEQDLNLGKQVPIVSTEVDMCHPLRVQFYFNLPKFKKLSMGIKQTCHIDGRVVSQLILNTTKLIRTLTCFLHLKTFFNNPFPLLYSGWYCICKPYFFPILS